A stretch of Cucumis sativus cultivar 9930 chromosome 2, Cucumber_9930_V3, whole genome shotgun sequence DNA encodes these proteins:
- the LOC101222914 gene encoding uncharacterized protein LOC101222914 isoform X2, with product MTKCFFFSIVETKNWFHRYSFTKSGLRSTITDLKDGTTVHCWVPKNPIHTKPNLLLIHGIGANALWQWGDFIPALIPYFNLYIPDLIFFGDSFTTQPDRTEWFQAQCLIRVMEANTVGKFSLVGLSYGGFVGYSIAALRPEMVERVVICCSGVCVEEKDFKDGLLKVSALEDATAILVPQKPEKLKQLVGYSFFRPPPLRLIPSCLLNDFIESMCLDHIEEKRELIRTIPRGRKLSDLPKIQQRTMIMWGEHDQVFPLELGHRLKRHLGDNATLVVIKNTGHAFNSEEPKEFLSHLISFLVDP from the exons ATGACAAAGTGTTTCTTCTTCAGTATCGTAGAGACCAAAAATTGGTTCCATCGTTATAGCTTCACCAAATCCGGTCTCCGATCCACCATTACAGATCTCAAAGACGGCACCACAGTTCATTGTTGGGTTCCCAAAAACCCAATTCACACCAAACCCAATCTCCTTTTAATCCATGGTATTGGAGCCAATGCACTTTGGCAATGGGGTGATTTCATTCCAGCTCTCATACCTTATTTCAATCTCTACATCCCTGATTTGATCTTCTTCGGCGACTCGTTTACCACTCAGCCAGACCGGACTGAGTGGTTTCAAGCTCAGTGTCTAATACGAGTCATGGAGGCTAACACGGTGGGGAAATTCAGTTTGGTGGGGCTTAGTTATGGAGGATTTGTTGGGTACAGCATCGCGGCGCTGCGGCCTGAAATGGTGGAGAGAGTAGTGATTTGTTGTTCTGGGGTTTGTGTGGAAGAGAAGGATTTTAAAGATGGGTTGTTGAAAGTTTCTGCTTTGGAGGATGCTACAGCCATTTTGGTTCCCCAAAAGCCAGAGAAGCTTAAACAGCTAGTGGGTTACTCCTTTTTCCGGCCGCCGCCGTTGCGGCTGATACCTTCTTGTTTGCTCAATGATTTCATTGAA TCAATGTGTTTAGATCATATTGAGGAAAAGAGAGAGTTGATTCGAACTATTCCCAGAGGAAGAAAGCTTTCCGACCTTCCAAAGATTCAACAG CGGACGATGATAATGTGGGGAGAACATGATCAAGTATTTCCATTAGAATTGGGTCACAGGTTGAAAAG GCATTTGGGAGACAATGCTACGCTTGTTGTTATCAAGAATACAGGCCATGCCTTCAACTCAGAGGAGCCAAAGGAGTTTCTCAGCCATTTGATTTCATTCCTAGTTGATCCATAG
- the LOC101222914 gene encoding uncharacterized protein LOC101222914 isoform X1: MTKCFFFSIVETKNWFHRYSFTKSGLRSTITDLKDGTTVHCWVPKNPIHTKPNLLLIHGIGANALWQWGDFIPALIPYFNLYIPDLIFFGDSFTTQPDRTEWFQAQCLIRVMEANTVGKFSLVGLSYGGFVGYSIAALRPEMVERVVICCSGVCVEEKDFKDGLLKVSALEDATAILVPQKPEKLKQLVGYSFFRPPPLRLIPSCLLNDFIESMCLDHIEEKRELIRTIPRGRKLSDLPKIQQRTMIMWGEHDQVFPLELGHRLKSRHLGDNATLVVIKNTGHAFNSEEPKEFLSHLISFLVDP, translated from the exons ATGACAAAGTGTTTCTTCTTCAGTATCGTAGAGACCAAAAATTGGTTCCATCGTTATAGCTTCACCAAATCCGGTCTCCGATCCACCATTACAGATCTCAAAGACGGCACCACAGTTCATTGTTGGGTTCCCAAAAACCCAATTCACACCAAACCCAATCTCCTTTTAATCCATGGTATTGGAGCCAATGCACTTTGGCAATGGGGTGATTTCATTCCAGCTCTCATACCTTATTTCAATCTCTACATCCCTGATTTGATCTTCTTCGGCGACTCGTTTACCACTCAGCCAGACCGGACTGAGTGGTTTCAAGCTCAGTGTCTAATACGAGTCATGGAGGCTAACACGGTGGGGAAATTCAGTTTGGTGGGGCTTAGTTATGGAGGATTTGTTGGGTACAGCATCGCGGCGCTGCGGCCTGAAATGGTGGAGAGAGTAGTGATTTGTTGTTCTGGGGTTTGTGTGGAAGAGAAGGATTTTAAAGATGGGTTGTTGAAAGTTTCTGCTTTGGAGGATGCTACAGCCATTTTGGTTCCCCAAAAGCCAGAGAAGCTTAAACAGCTAGTGGGTTACTCCTTTTTCCGGCCGCCGCCGTTGCGGCTGATACCTTCTTGTTTGCTCAATGATTTCATTGAA TCAATGTGTTTAGATCATATTGAGGAAAAGAGAGAGTTGATTCGAACTATTCCCAGAGGAAGAAAGCTTTCCGACCTTCCAAAGATTCAACAG CGGACGATGATAATGTGGGGAGAACATGATCAAGTATTTCCATTAGAATTGGGTCACAGGTTGAAAAG TAGGCATTTGGGAGACAATGCTACGCTTGTTGTTATCAAGAATACAGGCCATGCCTTCAACTCAGAGGAGCCAAAGGAGTTTCTCAGCCATTTGATTTCATTCCTAGTTGATCCATAG
- the LOC101222677 gene encoding 14-3-3 protein 7, translated as MEKEREHLVYLARLAEQAERYDEMVEMMKNVAKLDVELTVEERNLVSVGYKNVIGARRASWRILSSIEQKEEGKKNEVNVKRVKEYRQRVEDELARICRDILTVVDKHLIPSSSSGESNVFYYKMKGDYNRYLAEFKSGPEREEAADQSMKAYESASSIASSDLPPTHPIRLGLALNFSVFYYEILNSPERACHLAKQAFDEAIAELDGLNEDSYKDSTLIMQLLRDNLTLWTSDLPDEGGEQSKAADEP; from the exons ATGGAGAAGGAGAGGGAGCACCTTGTTTACTTAGCCAGACTTGCAGAACAGGCTGAGAGATATGATG AAATGGTGGAAATGATGAAGAACGTCGCAAAGTTGGACGTAGAACTTACTGTGGAGGAGAGGAACCTGGTGTCTGTGGGATATAAGAACGTTATTGGGGCAAGAAGAGCCTCATGGCGTATTTTATCTTCTATTGAACAAAAGgaggaaggaaagaagaacGAGGTTAATGTGAAGAGAGTAAAAGAGTACAGGCAGAGGGTTGAAGATGAACTGGCGAGAATTTGCCGTGATATCTTAACTGTCGTTGACAAGCATCTTAttccatcttcatcttctgGAGAATCCAATGTTTTTTACTATAAGAT GAAGGGGGATTATAACCGATACTTAGCGGAGTTTAAATCTGGCCCTGAACGTGAAGAAGCTGCAGACCAGTCGATGAAAGCCTATGAG TCTGCCTCAAGCATTGCAAGTTCTGATCTGCCTCCAACACATCCCATCAGACTTGGCTTGGCGCTTaacttttctgttttttactATGAGATATTGAATTCCCCAGAGAG GGCATGCCACCTTGCTAAACAAGCTTTTGATGAAGCCATAGCTGAACTTGATGGCCTCAATGAAGATTCCTACAAGGACAGTACCCTCATTATGCAGCTGCTGAGGGATAATCTCACATTATGGACCTCAGATCTCCCGGATGAGGGAG GTGAGCAATCTAAAGCTGCTGATGAACCATGA
- the LOC101222439 gene encoding uncharacterized protein LOC101222439: protein MASAGEYELDISEEEKDKLVAEAIRYIIFKTHQNSGCPIKREELTQLVTKNYRNRGLPAIVIDEAKRKLSSIFGYELRELQRTRPSSTGQPHSSQQNVGDAKSYVLISKLPADIYRKYVEDVNTAHVTGFTFVIISIVHLAGGKIPEESLRHHLKRMGLSESDENHPVLGNIKHAIELVVQQRYLQKVKVNAPEGNITFYELAERATDGPVSEKIKEYVAQIVNTNVTAADT from the exons ATGGCAAGTGCAGGAGAATATGAACTCGACATTTCAGAGGAG GAAAAGGACAAGCTCGTAGCGGAAGCTATTCGATATATCATATTCAAAACTCATCAAAATTCTGGATGTCCAATCAAAAGGGAAGAACTCACTCAGCTCGTAACGAAAAATTATCGGAATCGTGGATTGCCAGCTATTGTGATTGACGAGGCTAAAAGGAAGCTGTCAAGCATTTTTGGTTACGAGTTGAGGGAACTTCAAAGAACGCGGCCTTCATCCACTGGCCAACCGCATTCTTCCCAACAAA ACGTTGGAGATGCAAAATCCTATGTTCTCATAAGCAAGCTTCCTGCTGATATCTACAGAAAGTATGTTGAGGATGTAAATACTGCACACGTGACTGgttttacttttgttattattagtattGTACATCTTGCTGGCGGCAAAATTCCTGAAG AAAGCCTTCGGCATCACTTGAAACGAATGGGATTGTCTGAAAGTGATGAAAACCATCCAGTCCTTGGAAACATCAAGCATGCAATAGAGTTGGTTGTCCAGCAAAG ATATCTGCAGAAGGTCAAAGTGAACGCTCCTGAAGGCAATATTACCTTCTACGAGCTTGCTGAGAGAGCTACAGATGGACCAGTTAgtgaaaagattaaagaatATGTAGCACAG ATTGTCAATACAAATGTTACTGCCGCAGACACCTAA
- the LOC101222202 gene encoding 5'-adenylylsulfate reductase-like 4, with protein sequence MIMRNPGFWVIGILLFSLLLGFTHSVRVSDSPPFCPAESFLDTIFRFRDSNSNCPFHGDVRHYEFIGVSEGDEASLQMALNMVHSNRYEYVSVLFYASWCPFSKSFRPSFSILSSLYASIPHFAIQESAVRPSILSKYGVHGFPTLFLLNSTMRARYYGSRTLSSLVAFYNDVTGIQTASLDQISSDRIGQVWNREKHDDNSEQENCPFSWARSPENLLREETYLALATAFVLMRLIYIFFPTLLVYARYVWRRHLRNMRLGTLWERPLTCMKGAIQLFSHFKDPCKRSNLQGGAMNAKAWAKSFATVSIGDASSSSRVCQ encoded by the exons atgaTTATGAGGAACCCCGGCTTCTGGGTCATCGgaattcttctcttttccctcCTCTTGGGTTTCACTCACTCGGTTAGGGTTTCCGATTCACCTCCTTTCTGTCCTGCTGAATCATTTCTCGACACGATCTTTCGTTTTAGGGATTCCAACTCCAACTGCCCTTTTCACGGTGATGTTCGCCACTACGAATTTATTGGTGTTTCTGAG GGAGATGAGGCTTCATTACAAATGGCACTGAATATGGTACATAGTAACCGTTACGAATACGTTTCAGTGCTCTTCTATGCGTCTTGGTGCCCGTTCTCCAAGTCTTTCAGGCCGAGTTTTTCTATACTGTCCTCATTGTATGCTTCTATCCCGCATTTTGCAATCCAAGAATCAGCTGTCCGGCCAAG CATTCTCTCGAAGTATGGGGTTCATGGTTTTCCTacacttttccttttaaattctaCAATGCGTGCTCGCTACTATGGTTCTCGAACTCTCTCTTCCCTTGTGGCATTCTATAACGATGTTACCG GCATTCAGACTGCATCACTGGATCAAATATCATCGGATAGAATCGGACAAGTATGGAATCGGGAGAAGCATGATGATAACAGTGAGCAGGAAAATTGTCCATTTTCATGGGCAAGGTCTCCGGAAAATTTACTTCGAGAAGAGACGTATTTGGCTCTGGCTACTGCCTTTGTGCTGATGagattgatatatattttcttcccaACTCTTTTAGTATATGCTCGATATGTTTGGCGAAGGCACCTTAGGAACATGAGATTGGGAACCTTGTGGGAACGGCCTTTGACGTGCATGAAAGGAGCAATTCAGCTATTCAGCCATTTCAAGGATCCTTGCAAGAGAAGCAATTTACAAGGAGGGGCAATGAATGCAAAGGCATGGGCTAAGTCTTTTGCCACAGTTTCGATCGGTGATGCAAGCTCTAGTAGTCGGGTGTGCCAGTGA
- the LOC101221810 gene encoding methyl-CpG-binding domain-containing protein 8 isoform X1: MASTTMVPSSSNDSYRMNPLPIIDLRLLSQSELHCLSRFSSSSSSSSTSQSNNEDDVLIPKIDRSVFNESAGSRKQTYSRLRLAPRKPQFSSSSSSSTIRPQSPDRLDTESAQIVHLFNQLFVGDSHCVVNDSYGDGDEDLVLVNHTYDESVPDSSYAIFQSIPVDVIDSSQVPIKRRRGRPRKDSNRFVQSNGNAAPEFKSGCDKPAAAAAAKEEIVMDHSSLGAQADEGGNVD; the protein is encoded by the exons ATGGCTTCCACAACTATGGTTCCTTCCTCTTCCAACGACAGTTACCGCATGAATCCTCTTCCGATCATAGATCTCCGTCTCCTCTCCCAATCCGAGCTCCATTGTCTTTCCCgtttctcctcctcctcctcttcttcttcaacctccCAATCCAACAACGAAGACGACGTTCTAATCCCCAAAATCGATCGATCTGTCTTCAACGAGTCCGCCGGTAGCCGAAAACAAACCTATTCTCGCCTCCGTTTAGCCCCTCGCAAACCCcaattttcttcctcttcgtCCTCCTCCACAATTCGCCCTCAATCCCCCGACCGCCTCGATACAGAGAGCGCTCAAATTGTTCATCTCTTTAATCAACTCTTTGTGGGAGATTCTCATTGTGTCGTCAACGATAGTTACGGCGACGGAGATGAGGACCTGGTTCTTGTTAACCATACTTACGATGAATCGGTACCGGATTCTTCTTACGCTATTTTCCAGAGTATACCTGTGGATGTTATCGATAGCAGTCAAGTTCCGATTAAGCGGCGTAGAGGACGACCGCGGAAGGATAGCAATCGGTTTGTTCAGAGTAATGGAAATGCGGCTCCGGAATTCAAAAGCGGATGCGATAAaccggcggcggcggcggcggcaaAGGAGGAGATCGTAATG GATCATAGTTCTTTAGGTGCTCAGGCAGACGAGGGCGGAAATGTAGACTAA
- the LOC101221810 gene encoding methyl-CpG-binding domain-containing protein 8 isoform X2, whose protein sequence is MASTTMVPSSSNDSYRMNPLPIIDLRLLSQSELHCLSRFSSSSSSSSTSQSNNEDDVLIPKIDRSVFNESAGSRKQTYSRLRLAPRKPQFSSSSSSSTIRPQSPDRLDTESAQIVHLFNQLFVGDSHCVVNDSYGDGDEDLVLVNHTYDESVPDSSYAIFQSIPVDVIDSSQVPIKRRRGRPRKDSNRFVQSNGNAAPEFKSGCDKPAAAAAAKEEIVMVML, encoded by the coding sequence ATGGCTTCCACAACTATGGTTCCTTCCTCTTCCAACGACAGTTACCGCATGAATCCTCTTCCGATCATAGATCTCCGTCTCCTCTCCCAATCCGAGCTCCATTGTCTTTCCCgtttctcctcctcctcctcttcttcttcaacctccCAATCCAACAACGAAGACGACGTTCTAATCCCCAAAATCGATCGATCTGTCTTCAACGAGTCCGCCGGTAGCCGAAAACAAACCTATTCTCGCCTCCGTTTAGCCCCTCGCAAACCCcaattttcttcctcttcgtCCTCCTCCACAATTCGCCCTCAATCCCCCGACCGCCTCGATACAGAGAGCGCTCAAATTGTTCATCTCTTTAATCAACTCTTTGTGGGAGATTCTCATTGTGTCGTCAACGATAGTTACGGCGACGGAGATGAGGACCTGGTTCTTGTTAACCATACTTACGATGAATCGGTACCGGATTCTTCTTACGCTATTTTCCAGAGTATACCTGTGGATGTTATCGATAGCAGTCAAGTTCCGATTAAGCGGCGTAGAGGACGACCGCGGAAGGATAGCAATCGGTTTGTTCAGAGTAATGGAAATGCGGCTCCGGAATTCAAAAGCGGATGCGATAAaccggcggcggcggcggcggcaaAGGAGGAGATCGTAATGGTAATGCTGTGA
- the LOC101221584 gene encoding RNA-binding protein 38, translating into MADNNNFPLNHPPPFAGDTTWTKLFVGGLAWETQSHEMHSFFQQFGDILEAVIIQDKHTGKSKGYGFVTFKDPESARRACANPNPIICGRRANCNIAAFGRPRPPPLSPSSGGRNQIGNLQSTAPAAAGSYGGLRPPFPPPQLIFPHYRYRSYAPNYTVPYHQAIYNPQIQQPQMYQQSPSPSPSSSSSYYYSYGYSSSPSSSQLPRAAFSVHGHPPQSPSYFPYYTNYTHMQQQGLVYTPMPQIITPSTTGWQTPQHTPTETEAGASGSNSPNTS; encoded by the exons atggCAGATAACAATAATTTCCCCCTTAACCATCCACCGCCCTTCGCCGGCGACACCACCTGGACCAAACTCTTCGTCGGAGGCTTGGCTTGGGAAACTCAATCCCATGAAATGCACTCTTTTTTCCAACAATTTGGTGATATTCTTGAAGCTGTCATTATTCAAGATAAACACACAGGAAAATCCAAAGGTTACGGATTT gTCACTTTTAAAGACCCTGAATCAGCTAGAAGAGCTTGTGctaacccaaatccaattaTTTGTGGAAGAAGAGCTAATTGTAACATCGCCGCCTTCGGCCGCCCTCGTCCGCCCCCGCTCTCGCCGTCTTCCGGAG GAAGAAATCAAATTGGAAATCTACAAAGTACAGCTCCTGCGGCTGCGGGGTCTTACGGTGGATTACGGCCGCCGTTTCCGCCGCCGCAGCTTATTTTTCCACATTACAG ATACCGATCATATGCCCCAAATTACACTGTTCCTTACCATCAA GCTATTTATAATCCACAAATTCAACAGCCACAAATGTACCAGCAATCACCATCTCCAtcgccatcttcttcttcttcatattattatagCTATGGCTATTCttcatctccttcttcttcacagcTTCCAAGAGCAGCATTCTCAGTACATGGCCATCCCCCACAATCACCATCATACTTTCCTTACTACACAAATTACACCCACATGCAACAACAAGGCTTAGTCTATACTCCAATGCCTCAGATCATTACTCCAAGTACTACCG gTTGGCAGACTCCACAGCACACTCCAACAGAGACAGAAGCTGGAGCAAGTGGTTCCAATAGTCCAAATACTTCATAG
- the LOC101221347 gene encoding protein EXORDIUM-like 2 — MGFFQFPNSILVVIVFCMMNLFNLGFGARKLASLYEAPPMGIRYHNGALLQGNVPVSILWYGKFTAPQKAIVIDFFLSLDSHSDKSNSVTPSVSRWWNTVQVYMKRAGKKDAKLILAKQITDDEYSIGKFLKRNQISELSRRAGSKYGGMTLVLTAEDVAVEGFCMSTCGFHNWDHKSKSAFIWVGNSVNQCPGQCAWPFHQPIYGPQTPPLLPPNADVGIDGMIINIATLLAGTATNPFGNGYFLGLPAAPLEAATACPGVYGKGAYPGYAGKLLKDDTTGGSYNADGVGSRKYLLPALYDPVTSRCSTLV; from the exons ATGGgtttcttccaatttccaaaTTCGATCCtcgttgttattgttttttgcaTGATGAATTTGTTCAATTTAGGGTTTGGAGCAAGAAAACTTGCATCTCTGTATGAAGCACCACCAATGGGCATCCGTTACCACAATGGGGCTTTGCTTCAAGGTAACGTTCCTGTTTCCATCTTGTGGTATGGCAAATTTACGGCCCCTCAGAAAGCCATTGTTATcgatttctttctctctctcgaTTCTCATTCGGACAAGTCCAACAGTGTCACTCCATCAGTCTCTCGTTGGTGGAATACCGTTCAG GTTTATATGAAAAGAGCCGGAAAAAAAGACGCTAAGCTTATTTTAGCGAAACAAATAACAGACGATGAATACTCCATCGGaaaattcttaaaaagaaaccaaatttCAGAACTGTCACGGAGGGCCGGCTCGAAATACGGCGGCATGACGCTGGTTCTCACGGCGGAGGACGTCGCCGTCGAAGGGTTTTGTATGAGCACCTGCGGCTTTCATAATTGGGACCACAAATCGAAATCCGCCTTCATATGGGTCGGCAACTCAGTAAATCAGTGTCCGGGTCAATGTGCTTGGCCGTTCCACCAGCCCATCTACGGCCCACAAACGCCGCCGCTTCTACCGCCGAACGCCGACGTCGGGATCGACGGCATGATAATCAACATTGCTACTCTTTTGGCTGGAACCGCCACTAATCCCTTCGGTAACGGCTACTTCCTCGGGTTGCCAGCGGCGCCGCTGGAGGCGGCGACGGCCTGTCCTGGGGTATACGGGAAGGGGGCTTATCCAGGATACGCTGGTAAGCTGCTGAAGGACGACACCACCGGCGGGAGCTATAATGCCGACGGCGTCGGCAGCAGAAAGTATCTTTTGCCGGCGTTGTACGATCCCGTAACCTCTCGGTGTTCAACGCTGGTTTAA